Proteins encoded by one window of Desulfovibrio ferrophilus:
- a CDS encoding ammonium transporter encodes MNAADTAFILICAALVMFMTPGLALFYAGMARSKNVLGTVMHSFVLLGVASLVWVLVGYSLSFGTDIGGFIGGFDYLFLNGVGPEPGGPTENLPHLLFMIFQCMFAVITPALITGAFAERIKFGPFVAFSVLWLIFVYSPMCHWVWGGGWMGEMGALDFAGGAVVHMSSGAAALAAVLVLGKRKGYGTEPFIPHNLPMTLTGAGILWFGWFGFNAGSALAADGAAANAFVTTHVAAAAAVVSWLLVEKWHHGNATTLGAASGAVAGLVAITPAAGFVTPMGALAIGLGGGVICYGGVFLKSVFKYDDALDVVGIHGLGGTWGALATGIFAVESVGGVNGLLYGNPGQLWIQFVSVVGTWGYCFVVSYILFKVVDAVMGLRVGVEDEIGGLDVSQHSETGYQL; translated from the coding sequence ATGAATGCTGCCGATACCGCATTTATTTTGATCTGTGCCGCCCTGGTCATGTTCATGACCCCCGGGCTGGCTTTGTTCTACGCTGGAATGGCCCGTTCCAAGAACGTCTTGGGGACCGTGATGCACAGCTTCGTGTTGTTGGGGGTCGCCTCTCTGGTTTGGGTCCTCGTGGGATATTCATTGTCATTTGGCACTGATATCGGTGGTTTCATTGGCGGGTTCGACTACCTGTTCCTGAATGGTGTTGGCCCTGAGCCAGGCGGTCCAACCGAAAATCTGCCACATCTGCTGTTCATGATTTTTCAGTGTATGTTCGCAGTCATTACCCCGGCCTTGATTACCGGAGCCTTTGCCGAACGAATCAAATTTGGTCCCTTTGTGGCCTTTTCTGTTTTGTGGTTGATCTTTGTCTACAGCCCCATGTGTCATTGGGTCTGGGGCGGTGGCTGGATGGGTGAAATGGGTGCCCTTGATTTCGCGGGTGGTGCCGTCGTGCACATGAGTTCCGGTGCAGCTGCCCTGGCAGCGGTGTTGGTTCTTGGCAAGCGTAAAGGGTACGGCACCGAGCCGTTCATTCCGCATAACCTGCCCATGACCCTGACCGGTGCAGGTATCCTGTGGTTCGGCTGGTTCGGCTTTAATGCCGGAAGCGCCTTGGCTGCCGATGGTGCGGCTGCCAACGCCTTTGTGACCACTCATGTCGCTGCTGCCGCAGCCGTGGTGAGCTGGCTGCTGGTGGAAAAATGGCACCATGGCAATGCAACGACCCTTGGCGCTGCCTCAGGCGCGGTTGCTGGACTTGTGGCGATTACCCCTGCCGCCGGATTCGTTACCCCTATGGGTGCGTTGGCTATTGGTCTTGGTGGCGGCGTTATTTGTTATGGTGGCGTATTTTTGAAGTCGGTCTTCAAGTATGACGACGCGCTGGACGTGGTAGGTATTCACGGTCTGGGTGGAACCTGGGGCGCATTGGCTACCGGCATCTTCGCGGTGGAGTCCGTGGGCGGAGTGAATGGCCTTCTGTACGGCAACCCCGGACAGTTGTGGATTCAGTTCGTGTCTGTCGTAGGTACCTGGGGGTACTGTTTTGTGGTGTCTTATATCCTGTTCAAGGTCGTTGACGCCGTGATGGGACTGCGTGTTGGTGTTGAGGATGAAATTGGCGGTTTGGACGTCAGCCAGCACAGTGAGACAGGCTATCAGCTGTAA
- a CDS encoding P-II family nitrogen regulator, with amino-acid sequence MRKVEIITRPFKLDEVKAALTELGIQGMTVTDVRGFGRQRGHKEVYRGAEYQVDFVPKVKIEVVIADEMVAEIVEAVTNAARTNQIGDGKIFVSPVDEVVRIRTGETGDEAI; translated from the coding sequence ATGAGAAAGGTTGAAATCATTACCCGTCCTTTCAAGCTGGACGAGGTCAAGGCCGCACTGACGGAACTGGGCATTCAGGGCATGACTGTGACCGATGTTCGCGGTTTTGGCCGCCAGCGTGGGCATAAGGAAGTCTATCGAGGTGCCGAATACCAGGTTGATTTCGTGCCCAAGGTAAAGATCGAGGTCGTGATTGCGGACGAGATGGTTGCCGAAATCGTGGAGGCCGTGACCAACGCGGCCCGCACCAACCAGATTGGTGATGGCAAGATTTTCGTCTCTCCCGTGGATGAAGTGGTTCGAATCCGAACCGGCGAAACCGGGGATGAAGCCATTTAG
- the glnD gene encoding [protein-PII] uridylyltransferase: MERKPSKAAKVLAKGRDELAARADTLPGDIFCAELTSLVDVYFQSRLREIWPKIGPPPEECPFAVVAVGGYGRRELCLRSDVDILLVYERRIPPQALDLAQSLFFPLWDMGCDLGHGFRSIKENLSLARKDFQVFASLLDARFVDGNPEVFDALQKAFTEKVAAKKKKAFCKWLVDANKERLNRFGDASTLLEPDLKRGIGGLRDYHQILWLGQMDTGTKGIPELLRCGVLTEAQAHVLEDNARFLLAVRNQLHAESGRRNDRLHMIHQEAIAKAMGFEDANGSLAVEGFMARLHREMAAIKVLHSSMTSRVTHGAKGSGKSRELAPGIVAVGGKLVFALPRGYPDDPMVLMEIFVCAAREGLPLSLEARGFVTGHLHLVGEHLSGSPEAARRFVSILTSGKAAQTLEQMMESGFLGAFVPEFGRVQDVVQFDTYHIHPVGWHTVEALRRLEGPIRQPDKKFADLRDSFDDLSTLLLGAFFHDVGKGLGGGHSEKGEGIARAVLKRWDWPEAAAQEIGFLVREHLVAFETATRRDLGDESVVAGCAGRVGDERHLNMLMLLTWADAGGTGPGAWTKWSASLLWELHGKVVRMLRRGRLATADAVSKSRRTLGALREAAVDTVNEEAVEKFLDLLPTRYTLSMPAEDILRHVDMVRRLKKSVEEAKRTRPGGRGGSGVVVVETRDIPESGAWEVAVAAQDDPRLFATIAGVLALHGINIVSAECFLWRDNTVVDVFVVSDPPEHLPRGVFESRVASSVRNAMNGQLSLSYRLTEKRRSPLARQPISAEPEIVLHNEASDFYTLIEIAAPDRVGLLYDVARAMLNLGLSIQLAKIATYGDQVADVFYVREEGGKVSNAERIREVRHSLMACLERS; the protein is encoded by the coding sequence ATGGAGAGGAAGCCATCAAAGGCAGCAAAGGTTCTGGCAAAAGGCCGTGATGAACTGGCCGCGAGAGCGGATACGTTGCCTGGCGACATCTTCTGTGCGGAATTGACGTCACTGGTGGATGTTTATTTTCAGTCCCGGCTTCGGGAAATCTGGCCCAAGATTGGCCCGCCTCCCGAAGAGTGTCCTTTTGCCGTGGTGGCCGTCGGTGGGTACGGGCGGCGTGAGCTCTGCCTGCGTTCGGACGTGGACATTCTGTTGGTCTACGAACGTCGTATTCCTCCCCAGGCATTGGATCTTGCCCAGTCATTGTTTTTCCCGTTGTGGGACATGGGCTGTGATCTGGGGCACGGGTTTCGCAGCATCAAGGAGAACCTCTCCCTGGCCCGTAAGGATTTTCAGGTCTTCGCCTCGTTGCTTGATGCCAGGTTTGTGGATGGCAACCCTGAGGTCTTTGATGCCCTGCAAAAGGCTTTCACCGAGAAGGTGGCTGCAAAGAAAAAGAAGGCCTTCTGCAAGTGGCTGGTGGATGCGAATAAAGAGCGTCTGAACCGTTTTGGTGATGCCAGTACGCTGTTGGAGCCTGATCTGAAGCGGGGCATCGGAGGACTCAGGGATTATCACCAGATTCTCTGGCTTGGGCAGATGGACACGGGCACAAAGGGCATTCCGGAATTGTTGCGGTGTGGGGTGCTTACCGAGGCCCAGGCCCATGTGCTTGAAGATAATGCCCGGTTTTTGCTTGCCGTTCGGAACCAGTTGCATGCCGAGTCGGGACGTCGAAATGATCGGCTGCATATGATTCATCAGGAAGCCATTGCCAAGGCGATGGGCTTTGAGGATGCAAATGGTTCCCTCGCGGTAGAGGGATTCATGGCACGGCTGCATCGCGAGATGGCGGCGATCAAGGTTTTGCACTCCTCGATGACTTCGAGGGTTACGCATGGAGCAAAAGGGAGTGGCAAGTCCAGGGAACTGGCTCCTGGTATTGTGGCGGTGGGTGGTAAATTGGTTTTTGCACTGCCTCGAGGCTATCCTGATGATCCCATGGTTCTTATGGAGATCTTTGTCTGCGCTGCTCGCGAGGGCCTGCCCTTGTCACTGGAAGCTCGGGGGTTTGTCACGGGACACCTGCATCTTGTGGGTGAACACCTTTCAGGCTCTCCGGAAGCGGCCCGACGTTTCGTGTCCATCCTGACTTCGGGTAAGGCGGCTCAGACGTTGGAACAGATGATGGAGAGCGGGTTCCTGGGGGCATTTGTCCCTGAGTTTGGTCGAGTGCAGGACGTGGTGCAGTTCGATACCTACCATATTCATCCCGTGGGTTGGCATACGGTGGAAGCCCTGCGCCGCCTTGAAGGACCCATCAGACAACCGGATAAAAAATTTGCGGACCTGCGTGATTCGTTTGACGACCTTTCGACGCTGCTGCTTGGTGCGTTTTTCCATGACGTGGGCAAAGGCCTGGGTGGTGGACATTCGGAAAAGGGTGAAGGCATCGCGCGAGCGGTTCTGAAGCGCTGGGATTGGCCTGAGGCTGCTGCACAGGAGATTGGATTCCTGGTGCGAGAGCATCTTGTGGCATTCGAAACTGCTACCCGACGTGACCTGGGAGATGAGTCCGTGGTTGCCGGGTGTGCCGGGCGAGTCGGGGATGAACGTCATCTGAATATGTTGATGCTGTTGACTTGGGCCGATGCCGGTGGAACCGGCCCCGGGGCCTGGACTAAGTGGTCGGCAAGCCTGCTCTGGGAATTGCACGGCAAGGTCGTGCGCATGCTGAGGCGTGGACGGCTCGCCACGGCAGATGCTGTGAGTAAATCGCGAAGGACTCTTGGGGCTTTGCGTGAGGCTGCCGTGGACACGGTCAATGAAGAGGCCGTCGAGAAATTTTTGGATCTGCTGCCTACACGCTACACACTATCCATGCCGGCAGAGGACATCCTGCGGCACGTGGACATGGTTCGCCGGTTGAAGAAGTCCGTGGAAGAAGCCAAGCGTACCCGGCCGGGCGGTAGAGGTGGCAGTGGCGTTGTCGTGGTCGAGACCAGAGATATTCCTGAAAGTGGCGCCTGGGAAGTGGCCGTGGCGGCGCAGGATGATCCACGTCTTTTCGCAACCATTGCCGGAGTGCTGGCCCTTCATGGCATCAATATTGTGTCCGCCGAGTGTTTCCTGTGGCGGGATAACACCGTGGTTGATGTGTTCGTGGTCTCTGATCCACCCGAACATTTACCGCGCGGGGTCTTTGAATCCCGTGTGGCATCGAGTGTCCGCAATGCCATGAATGGTCAATTGTCGCTGTCTTATCGGCTGACGGAGAAGCGTCGTTCTCCTCTTGCCCGTCAACCAATCAGCGCCGAGCCTGAGATCGTTTTGCATAATGAAGCCTCGGACTTCTACACCCTTATTGAGATCGCCGCCCCTGACCGGGTGGGGCTGCTGTATGATGTGGCCCGGGCAATGCTGAATCTGGGGTTGTCGATTCAATTGGCGAAAATTGCGACCTACGGCGATCAGGTTGCGGACGTGTTCTACGTCCGCGAGGAGGGAGGGAAAGTCTCCAATGCGGAGCGAATCCGGGAGGTGCGTCATTCGTTGATGGCCTGTCTGGAGCGTTCTTGA
- a CDS encoding TraR/DksA family transcriptional regulator, which produces MTADDKLEIRESLRERLRFLESRNLSIDASNCPDENEYASLVSEMHFNVVMRERESRQLVEVREALDRLCDPDFGYCEECGESIGLARLKANPQALFCIICQEQTEQAA; this is translated from the coding sequence GTGACTGCGGATGACAAACTCGAAATACGTGAGTCCCTGCGGGAAAGACTTCGGTTTCTTGAATCCAGAAACCTGTCCATTGATGCTTCAAACTGCCCTGACGAAAATGAATACGCCTCTTTGGTCAGCGAAATGCATTTCAATGTCGTGATGAGAGAACGCGAGAGCCGCCAGTTGGTGGAAGTTCGTGAGGCCTTGGACAGACTCTGCGATCCCGATTTTGGGTATTGCGAGGAGTGTGGGGAGTCTATCGGTTTGGCTCGCCTCAAGGCCAATCCCCAGGCGCTCTTTTGCATCATCTGTCAGGAACAGACCGAACAGGCCGCGTAA
- a CDS encoding EAL domain-containing protein → MRNVLFALTLFFGFMCPITQSLADDGMDQITLQLQWKHQFQFAGYYAAMEQGFYRQAGLEVTLLEGGPGTETINSIMEGSAQYAVHTSDALRQFLAGAPIVALAAIYQHSPFALIARADSDIITLSDLKGRRLMLGPPLSADILSMLRSEGLDDTDYTVEVHNWTARKLITGEVAAMAAYLSNEPFILGHKGIPTVAFRPLTYGIDFYGDILITTQEEFKSHPERTKRFVDASLMGWRYAMDHPGEMVDLIISKYTPDKTRAQLFNEAEVLRSLIQPRLVELGTMNVQRWRNILDTYVSLDMAPPGARLDGFLPPEKKYSSEDLKKITLWGTIALAVLSLGALALFSFNSQLRRRASERKRIMDSILSVSPYGLALCRHRTFLWVNDAMSRMFGRPHDDFPDMPTKELYDSDEDYARVGQAVDEARDSGNEVVLDVDMRHSNGSKVVVQMSIRFIDPAIPEKGYIVSLVDIAERKRSEIHLRQAAKVFEQSRESVIITDPKGIILDCNQAFTDTTGYTREETLGNTPRALKSGRHDSKFYERMWKSISSNGVWSGEVWNRKKDGELFPAWLRITAVKDEHGEVINYVGTISDLTAEKQSAESIYRLNNYDLLTGLPNRALLLNLLKQELGHARQSKSIVAVLILDLDNFKTVNESMGITSGDELLQEAARRLGDSKNEAFTAARLGSDEFALILTEITSTEDIAPVIQATQEILSRPFALAAGEAVLTCSIGVSVYPDDAENSEELLKNAENALHHATQRGTGSYEFFSSDMTERASERMKVGTALRRAAAENQFVLYYQPKVDLKTRRTAGAEALIRWNHPQWGLVAPGRFIPLVEETDLVHTVGEWVLREACLATRRIHEAGHPELRMAVNVSPRQFLEKEMPEVVAEILEQTGLAPQFLELEITEALLVSDMDRVRQSFLKLKKLGVSLAIDDFGTGYSSLSYLTSFPLDTLKIDRSFIATMEHDPGHAAITSTIIAMAESLHLHVVAEGVETHAHEQILQNLNCALAQGFLYSPALPEDEFLTLLKAPKWPSDT, encoded by the coding sequence ATGCGGAATGTATTATTTGCCCTGACCCTTTTTTTTGGTTTCATGTGCCCCATCACCCAGAGTCTCGCCGATGACGGGATGGACCAGATCACTCTGCAGCTCCAGTGGAAACATCAGTTTCAATTTGCCGGATATTATGCGGCAATGGAGCAGGGCTTCTATCGCCAAGCCGGACTGGAAGTCACTCTGCTCGAAGGGGGCCCGGGAACAGAAACCATCAACTCCATTATGGAAGGCTCGGCACAATACGCAGTCCATACCTCCGACGCCTTACGCCAATTTCTTGCGGGCGCGCCCATCGTGGCCCTTGCCGCCATCTACCAGCATTCGCCTTTCGCACTCATCGCCCGTGCGGATTCCGACATCATCACCTTGAGCGATCTCAAGGGAAGACGGCTCATGCTGGGGCCACCCTTGTCAGCAGACATCCTTTCCATGCTTCGTTCGGAAGGTTTGGACGACACCGACTACACAGTCGAAGTCCATAACTGGACAGCACGCAAACTGATCACGGGTGAGGTGGCAGCCATGGCAGCCTACCTCTCCAACGAACCTTTCATCCTCGGACACAAGGGCATCCCCACCGTAGCTTTCCGGCCTCTTACTTACGGGATTGATTTCTATGGAGACATCCTGATCACAACTCAGGAGGAATTCAAGAGCCACCCGGAACGGACAAAACGCTTTGTGGACGCCTCGCTCATGGGCTGGCGTTATGCCATGGATCACCCCGGCGAAATGGTCGACCTCATCATCAGCAAATACACTCCCGACAAAACCCGAGCCCAGCTATTCAATGAAGCCGAAGTGCTGCGTAGCCTGATTCAACCACGGCTCGTGGAATTGGGCACAATGAACGTGCAGCGCTGGAGAAACATCCTTGATACATATGTATCGCTGGATATGGCGCCCCCCGGGGCCCGCTTGGATGGGTTCCTGCCCCCTGAAAAGAAATACTCCTCCGAGGACCTCAAGAAAATAACCCTCTGGGGTACCATCGCTCTGGCAGTTCTGAGCCTAGGAGCCTTGGCACTGTTCTCCTTCAACAGCCAATTGCGGCGCAGGGCCAGTGAGCGCAAGCGCATCATGGACAGCATCCTTTCGGTCTCACCCTATGGATTGGCACTGTGCCGCCATCGGACATTCCTCTGGGTCAACGATGCCATGAGTCGCATGTTCGGCCGCCCGCATGACGATTTCCCGGATATGCCAACGAAAGAGCTCTACGACTCGGACGAAGACTACGCCCGGGTGGGACAGGCCGTGGACGAAGCCCGCGACAGTGGCAACGAAGTAGTCCTGGATGTCGACATGCGGCACAGCAATGGCAGCAAGGTTGTCGTCCAAATGTCCATCCGCTTCATTGACCCCGCCATTCCTGAAAAGGGCTACATCGTCTCTCTGGTGGATATTGCCGAGCGCAAACGCTCGGAAATCCATTTGCGCCAGGCAGCCAAGGTCTTTGAGCAAAGCCGCGAATCGGTCATCATTACCGATCCCAAGGGCATCATTCTGGACTGCAACCAGGCTTTCACAGACACCACAGGCTACACGCGGGAGGAAACGCTCGGGAACACTCCACGGGCCCTGAAAAGCGGTCGGCATGATTCAAAATTCTATGAGAGAATGTGGAAAAGTATTTCTTCAAACGGCGTTTGGAGCGGTGAGGTCTGGAACCGCAAAAAGGATGGCGAATTATTCCCTGCCTGGCTCCGCATCACTGCGGTCAAGGATGAGCATGGAGAAGTCATCAATTATGTGGGCACGATCTCCGATCTGACAGCGGAAAAACAGAGTGCGGAAAGCATCTACCGTCTAAATAACTACGATCTGCTCACCGGCTTGCCCAACCGCGCCCTGCTACTGAACCTGCTGAAGCAGGAACTCGGCCACGCCCGGCAAAGCAAATCAATTGTCGCCGTCCTTATCCTGGACCTGGATAATTTCAAAACGGTCAATGAATCCATGGGGATCACCAGTGGTGATGAACTGCTTCAGGAGGCCGCGCGCAGGCTCGGTGATTCAAAGAATGAAGCTTTCACCGCCGCCCGATTGGGGAGTGATGAATTTGCCCTGATTCTGACCGAAATCACAAGCACAGAGGACATCGCTCCGGTCATCCAGGCCACCCAGGAGATCCTCTCACGTCCCTTCGCACTAGCTGCAGGGGAGGCAGTACTGACCTGTTCCATAGGTGTCAGCGTCTACCCCGACGACGCGGAGAATAGCGAAGAACTCCTGAAGAATGCCGAAAACGCCCTGCACCACGCCACTCAACGAGGAACCGGCAGTTATGAGTTCTTTTCTTCAGACATGACGGAACGAGCTTCGGAACGAATGAAGGTGGGAACTGCGCTGCGACGCGCCGCGGCAGAGAACCAATTTGTGCTGTACTACCAGCCCAAAGTCGACCTCAAGACCCGCCGCACGGCCGGTGCCGAAGCCTTGATCCGCTGGAACCACCCCCAGTGGGGCCTTGTCGCACCGGGCCGATTCATCCCTCTGGTGGAAGAAACCGACCTCGTCCACACGGTGGGCGAGTGGGTCCTGCGCGAAGCCTGCCTCGCCACACGCAGAATACATGAAGCAGGGCATCCCGAACTGCGCATGGCCGTCAACGTCTCACCCAGGCAGTTTCTGGAAAAAGAGATGCCCGAGGTTGTGGCGGAAATACTGGAGCAAACCGGTCTGGCCCCTCAATTTCTGGAACTGGAAATCACGGAGGCCCTGCTGGTCAGCGATATGGACCGGGTCAGACAGTCATTCCTCAAGCTGAAGAAGCTGGGCGTGAGCCTGGCCATTGATGACTTCGGGACCGGCTACTCGTCGTTGTCCTACCTGACCAGCTTCCCGCTGGACACGCTGAAGATCGACCGGTCCTTCATCGCCACCATGGAGCATGACCCCGGGCACGCAGCCATTACCTCGACCATCATCGCCATGGCGGAATCTCTGCATTTGCATGTCGTTGCCGAAGGCGTGGAAACCCATGCCCACGAACAAATCCTTCAGAACCTGAACTGTGCTCTGGCGCAGGGGTTTCTCTATTCCCCAGCTCTGCCCGAAGACGAATTTCTGACACTGCTCAAGGCTCCCAAATGGCCCAGTGACACCTAG
- a CDS encoding gamma-glutamyltransferase family protein, which translates to MPAEPHCSAPPEFRFDSRRSPVYAKGGMAAASQPLAVEAGLSMLRRGGNAADAAVAMAAVLAVTEPASTGPGGDAFALFFEAETGRVHGLNGSGRSPQGLTFDLLKQRGLKELPARSALSVTVPGAISAWCSLLERHGTLPLGAVLEPAIRHATDGFPVGPVSADLWASGAQEVLGSAPGGQALLRGGKAPRAGQLVNNSDLGRLLATLAEAGTTADAFELFYRGEIASRLAQTVKDAGGVLDETDLHAHEAVFPKPVSTVYNGMRIFECAPNGQGVTALMALNILDALDASATTEPMSAQRLHLQIEALRLAFADAHRFVADSETMDIGIEALLDPAYAAQRAGLVRPDRAMTDIPHGVPMASSDTVYFCVVDSQGNAVSMVNSVYRSFGTGITPEGLGFSLQNRADNFSMDPNHPNALGPGKRTYHTIIPGLAVREADGSLYGPFGVMGGFMQPQGHVQLLCALLDDGLAPQAALDRLRFCLPAGSPYDAVAMEEGLSETLRGELRAMGHKAAYVRGWDRALFGRGQVILRDPATGWLCGGSDARGDGLAFGF; encoded by the coding sequence ATGCCCGCAGAACCGCATTGCTCAGCCCCCCCGGAATTCAGATTCGATTCGAGGCGTTCACCGGTCTATGCCAAGGGTGGAATGGCAGCAGCGAGCCAGCCGCTGGCTGTGGAGGCCGGTTTGTCTATGCTGCGCCGGGGCGGCAATGCCGCAGATGCAGCCGTGGCTATGGCTGCTGTTCTTGCCGTGACCGAGCCCGCCAGTACCGGGCCGGGGGGCGATGCCTTCGCCCTGTTCTTTGAGGCCGAAACGGGCAGAGTGCATGGTTTGAACGGCTCGGGACGGTCTCCTCAAGGGTTGACGTTCGACCTGCTCAAGCAGCGTGGTCTCAAGGAACTGCCTGCCCGCTCGGCTTTGTCTGTTACCGTACCCGGAGCCATAAGCGCCTGGTGTTCCTTGCTTGAACGTCACGGCACCTTGCCGTTGGGAGCCGTGCTGGAGCCTGCCATTCGGCATGCCACAGACGGTTTCCCTGTCGGGCCTGTGTCGGCAGATTTATGGGCCAGCGGAGCACAGGAAGTACTGGGTTCAGCACCCGGTGGACAGGCCTTGCTGCGCGGTGGAAAGGCACCCCGAGCTGGTCAGTTGGTCAACAATTCTGACCTTGGGCGTTTGCTGGCGACTTTGGCGGAGGCAGGAACCACGGCCGATGCTTTTGAATTGTTCTACCGGGGGGAGATCGCTTCACGGCTCGCTCAGACAGTGAAGGATGCAGGAGGCGTGCTGGATGAGACTGATTTGCATGCCCATGAGGCCGTATTCCCGAAGCCGGTGAGTACTGTGTACAACGGGATGCGCATTTTCGAGTGTGCCCCCAACGGACAAGGCGTCACCGCACTCATGGCCTTGAATATTCTCGACGCCCTGGATGCCTCGGCAACAACGGAGCCAATGTCCGCCCAGCGCCTGCATCTGCAGATCGAGGCTCTTCGCCTGGCATTTGCCGATGCCCATCGGTTTGTTGCGGATTCGGAAACCATGGATATCGGGATTGAGGCCTTGCTTGATCCTGCCTATGCAGCGCAGCGGGCCGGACTTGTGCGGCCTGACCGGGCCATGACTGATATTCCCCACGGGGTACCCATGGCCTCCTCGGATACGGTCTATTTTTGCGTGGTGGACAGCCAAGGCAACGCCGTTTCCATGGTCAATAGTGTCTACAGGAGTTTTGGTACGGGCATCACTCCTGAAGGGCTGGGGTTCTCTTTGCAGAACCGCGCAGATAATTTCTCCATGGACCCGAATCATCCCAATGCCCTTGGACCGGGCAAACGCACCTATCATACGATTATTCCGGGCCTGGCCGTGCGCGAGGCCGATGGTTCCCTGTACGGGCCGTTTGGGGTGATGGGTGGGTTCATGCAACCCCAGGGGCACGTCCAGCTTCTGTGCGCCCTGTTGGATGATGGTCTGGCTCCGCAGGCGGCTCTGGACCGGTTGAGGTTCTGTCTGCCCGCAGGTAGCCCATATGACGCCGTGGCAATGGAAGAGGGACTTTCGGAGACCCTGCGAGGGGAGTTGCGGGCAATGGGGCACAAGGCCGCTTATGTGCGGGGTTGGGATCGTGCCCTGTTCGGCCGGGGACAGGTGATCTTGCGTGATCCTGCCACGGGGTGGCTCTGCGGAGGCAGTGATGCCCGTGGCGATGGGCTGGCCTTCGGCTTCTAG
- a CDS encoding TAXI family TRAP transporter solute-binding subunit, with protein MLKRLIIVVMVCTLCVTFGTVNAKAGDKNLIIATATTGGTYYPVGVAIGTLASIKLAKSDKITATAINSAGSGENVQMLKNKECDLAILQALFGLNAYNGAGPYKGKAYKDFRAVTMLWENVEHFALLSKYVKTGDVSDLHNLDEKFSIGKRGSGTEGSGRTLFAALGMDPEKELNLEYLAYTPSAQAMMDNRIVGANIPAGPPVAAITMLYAQLGANKVKVLDFTDKQLSTIEKNYPIWTRKVIPAGTYPGQEKDIRTIAQPNFLACRADLPDEVVYKLTKTIYENLPFLHNIHKATKAMSLDRATTGLPAPLHPGAEKYYREVGAIK; from the coding sequence ATGCTCAAACGTCTGATAATTGTGGTGATGGTATGTACACTGTGCGTGACGTTCGGGACTGTGAACGCCAAGGCTGGTGACAAGAATCTGATCATCGCCACCGCCACAACGGGTGGAACCTACTACCCAGTGGGCGTTGCTATCGGCACTCTGGCGAGCATCAAGCTGGCGAAATCGGACAAGATTACTGCCACAGCCATTAATTCCGCTGGCTCCGGCGAAAATGTGCAGATGCTCAAGAACAAGGAATGCGACCTCGCCATTCTGCAGGCCTTGTTCGGCCTGAACGCCTATAATGGTGCTGGCCCATACAAGGGCAAGGCCTACAAGGACTTCCGCGCCGTGACCATGCTTTGGGAGAACGTGGAGCATTTTGCGTTGCTTTCCAAATACGTCAAAACCGGTGATGTCTCTGATCTGCATAATCTTGATGAAAAGTTTTCCATCGGCAAACGCGGCTCCGGCACCGAAGGCTCCGGGCGCACATTGTTTGCAGCCCTTGGCATGGACCCCGAGAAGGAACTCAACCTGGAGTACCTAGCTTACACTCCGTCGGCTCAGGCCATGATGGATAATCGTATCGTAGGCGCGAACATCCCCGCCGGTCCTCCTGTTGCTGCCATCACCATGCTCTATGCCCAGTTGGGAGCCAATAAGGTCAAAGTGCTGGATTTCACGGACAAGCAGTTGTCCACCATTGAAAAAAATTATCCGATCTGGACCCGCAAGGTCATTCCTGCTGGAACCTACCCTGGGCAGGAGAAAGATATCAGAACGATTGCCCAGCCCAACTTCCTGGCTTGCCGGGCTGACCTGCCCGACGAGGTCGTCTACAAGTTGACCAAGACCATCTATGAAAATCTGCCGTTCCTGCACAACATTCACAAAGCCACCAAGGCCATGAGCCTTGATCGGGCGACCACCGGTTTGCCTGCTCCGTTGCATCCGGGCGCGGAGAAGTATTACCGCGAAGTCGGCGCCATCAAGTAG